From a region of the Acinetobacter larvae genome:
- the tatB gene encoding Sec-independent protein translocase protein TatB, with product MFDVGFGEIFFLGIIAIIVLGPEKLPEVLRYIAKLKRKFDILKNDLNNSLQKELELNQLKHEVNAEMSNLRILEKKLDLYLKNITAEEIPEQKYYPVEHFVTPIPFNAKFILDHLMSWPCFEVQSSTSSKHRSKHRSDNNRE from the coding sequence ATGTTTGACGTTGGTTTTGGTGAAATATTTTTCTTAGGCATCATTGCAATTATTGTGCTGGGTCCAGAAAAGTTACCAGAAGTCCTAAGATATATTGCCAAGTTAAAAAGAAAATTCGATATTTTAAAAAATGACTTAAATAATTCTCTTCAAAAAGAGTTGGAGCTCAACCAGCTTAAACATGAAGTGAATGCCGAAATGAGTAATTTGAGAATATTAGAAAAAAAGTTAGATCTTTATCTTAAAAATATTACTGCCGAAGAAATCCCAGAGCAAAAATATTATCCGGTAGAGCATTTTGTAACGCCTATACCATTTAACGCGAAGTTTATTCTCGATCATCTCATGTCATGGCCATGTTTTGAGGTGCAATCCTCAACATCATCAAAGCATAGATCAAAGCATAGATCGGATAATAATAGAGAGTAA
- a CDS encoding HlyD family secretion protein, which produces MSKPLFRKKAVDAQKSKWIGEVILIRPFSFAVLTLCVGVISCAITLFLFFGSYTKRTTVQGQLMPNTGLVRVFTTDGGIVDKKFIEDGQHVNKGDPLYAVRMTRYSSAGNYNASVEQQIQLKRETLDIEKDKLKDMHRNNYEQMLAEISALKLEVDKVHTLIQQQRQRLALAQQNVNRYQELRNKDYISVEEFQLKQDTYLNQKLSLQSYERDLISKKSELENKQILLKSLSSKLDNDLAGVDRQIAANQQESIENNARDQLIIKANASGLVTSSNAQIGQQINPSTALLNIVPDGSILEAHLYIPSSAIGFIKVNQPVKLRFQAYPYQKFGQAQGKITAISATTVNPQELSTIGELPSTLHSNEPVYVVKVHLNQQNMYAYGEKKALKVGMVFDADILQETRKLYEWVLEPLYSITGKL; this is translated from the coding sequence ATGTCTAAACCATTATTTAGAAAAAAGGCAGTTGATGCTCAAAAGTCGAAATGGATTGGAGAAGTTATACTGATCCGTCCTTTTTCTTTTGCTGTGTTGACTTTGTGCGTTGGGGTTATTTCTTGTGCCATTACCCTATTTTTATTTTTTGGTAGTTATACCAAAAGAACCACTGTGCAAGGGCAGTTAATGCCAAATACCGGATTAGTTCGAGTATTCACGACAGATGGGGGGATTGTCGATAAAAAATTCATAGAAGATGGGCAACATGTAAACAAAGGTGATCCACTCTATGCTGTACGCATGACACGTTATAGTTCAGCAGGTAATTATAATGCTTCAGTTGAACAGCAAATTCAGTTAAAGCGTGAAACCCTAGATATCGAAAAAGATAAACTGAAAGATATGCATAGGAATAATTATGAACAAATGCTCGCTGAAATTTCTGCGTTAAAATTAGAAGTAGATAAAGTCCATACTTTAATTCAACAACAACGACAACGTTTGGCACTTGCTCAACAAAATGTCAATCGATATCAGGAATTACGTAATAAAGATTATATTTCTGTAGAAGAATTTCAACTGAAGCAAGACACTTATTTAAATCAAAAGTTAAGCTTGCAAAGTTATGAGCGTGATTTAATTTCGAAAAAATCTGAGTTAGAAAATAAACAGATTTTACTGAAAAGTTTATCGAGTAAATTAGACAATGATTTAGCTGGTGTTGATCGTCAGATTGCAGCCAATCAACAAGAATCGATTGAAAATAATGCACGTGATCAATTAATTATTAAAGCAAATGCTTCAGGTTTAGTCACTTCTAGTAATGCGCAAATTGGTCAGCAAATTAATCCAAGCACAGCTTTATTAAATATTGTACCAGATGGTTCAATATTGGAAGCTCATCTTTATATTCCAAGTTCTGCTATTGGTTTTATTAAAGTCAATCAACCGGTTAAATTGCGTTTTCAAGCTTATCCTTATCAAAAATTTGGTCAAGCTCAAGGGAAAATAACCGCTATTTCTGCAACGACTGTGAACCCTCAAGAGTTAAGTACGATTGGGGAGTTGCCGAGTACTTTGCATAGTAATGAACCTGTTTATGTGGTTAAGGTGCATTTGAATCAACAAAATATGTACGCATACGGGGAAAAGAAAGCCTTGAAGGTGGGAATGGTTTTCGATGCAGATATTTTGCAAGAAACAAGAAAGTTATATGAATGGGTGCTTGAACCGTTATATAGCATCACTGGCAAATTATAA
- the tatC gene encoding twin-arginine translocase subunit TatC — MASKNTAAKDHGFVFYFSEIRRHLIHIVIFFAIIFIALAPFSKHLYNFLTIPLQAKLPLNSHMIATDITSTFVAPFKLIFFISFIALIPFIFYKIYYFLNTALYKNEKKALQIFFVVSVVLFYLGVLVGYIFVLPQVLNFFLGIAPDAVTPMTDINKYLMFCIKLFIVIGFIFQLPLMTVLAIYFNMIELDKLKQKRRFVIVACFFIAMFITPPDIFSMAVAGSFMYLLFELGLLLASLFTKRHNVN; from the coding sequence ATGGCTAGCAAAAATACTGCTGCAAAAGATCATGGCTTTGTTTTTTACTTTTCGGAAATAAGGCGGCACTTAATTCATATTGTTATATTTTTTGCTATTATTTTTATAGCATTAGCACCTTTTTCCAAGCATTTATATAATTTTTTGACGATTCCCTTACAAGCGAAATTGCCTTTAAATTCGCATATGATTGCTACCGATATAACATCGACATTTGTAGCACCATTTAAGTTAATATTTTTTATTAGCTTTATTGCTTTGATCCCTTTTATTTTTTATAAAATTTATTATTTCCTCAATACTGCACTGTATAAGAATGAAAAAAAAGCTTTGCAAATCTTTTTTGTCGTCAGTGTTGTGCTGTTTTATTTGGGCGTTTTAGTTGGTTATATATTTGTATTGCCGCAAGTTTTGAATTTCTTTTTGGGCATTGCACCAGATGCCGTGACGCCTATGACTGACATTAATAAATATTTAATGTTCTGTATAAAGTTATTTATTGTGATTGGCTTTATTTTTCAGCTGCCTCTCATGACGGTGCTTGCCATTTATTTTAATATGATCGAACTGGATAAATTAAAACAAAAACGTCGCTTTGTCATCGTGGCTTGCTTCTTTATTGCGATGTTTATTACCCCCCCTGATATTTTTTCTATGGCCGTTGCTGGCAGCTTTATGTATCTATTATTTGAGCTGGGCTTATTGCTGGCAAGCTTGTTTACAAAGCGACATAATGTTAACTAA
- a CDS encoding peptidase domain-containing ABC transporter, with protein sequence MQILDKLSFGFGRKAPVILQTEATECGLACIAMIAHYYGYESDLLTLRRRFSVSQKGSNLNQLIKISNQLKLVTRPLKLELEDIDQLKTPCILHWDFNHFVVLESVSGQKATILDPAFGKRVLSFDEISEHFTGVALELWPNTDFEKKQEKNQIELRSFIGHVRGLWKSLGQILILALALEIFSLISPFFMQWVIDHVIVSADRDLLTVLAIGFCILMLLQQFIGLLRSWIMMYMSTHLNVQWRANVFQHLINVPVSYFERRSLGDVVSRFGSVDSIQRTLTSTFLEAILDGLMTIFTLILMFVYSPKLAWIAIITMCIYALIRWIWYTPLKRATEAEIIHAAKQSSHFMETVRGAKTIKLFQRQDLRRSTWLGLLVNQVNAGLTTQKLGLGFRLANGVLFGIQNILIVWLGATLVLEGNFTVGVFMAFMAYKGQFDGRVAGLIDKFIEVKMLQIDVERLSDIVLTEPEKLYAETDHHDFSDVENAIEVSNLSFKYSENDPMILKDLSFKIPMNQSVAIVGPTGCGKTTLLHILLGVFHQSKGEIKVMGHDLDQWGLNSIREQIGTVLQDDILFAGSIAENICFFDTSPQQEWMQQCAEIASIHQDILKMPMGYQTLVGDIGNMLSGGQKQRILLARALYKKPKILFMDEATSHLDVQKEQEVNHKLKQLNITKILIAHRPETIASAERVIALQDGLIVEDVLLKDIRPI encoded by the coding sequence ATGCAAATATTAGATAAATTATCTTTTGGTTTTGGGCGAAAAGCTCCAGTCATTTTACAAACTGAAGCGACAGAATGCGGTTTGGCATGTATTGCCATGATTGCCCATTATTATGGTTATGAATCTGATTTATTAACACTCAGAAGGCGTTTTTCTGTATCACAAAAAGGCAGTAATCTGAATCAACTGATTAAGATCAGCAATCAGTTAAAATTGGTTACACGACCTTTAAAATTAGAATTAGAAGATATAGATCAGCTTAAAACGCCTTGTATTTTACATTGGGATTTTAATCATTTTGTCGTTTTAGAAAGTGTTTCTGGTCAGAAAGCTACAATTCTTGATCCGGCATTTGGTAAAAGAGTTCTGAGTTTCGATGAAATTTCGGAGCATTTTACCGGCGTTGCTTTAGAGTTATGGCCGAATACTGATTTTGAAAAAAAACAAGAAAAAAACCAAATTGAATTGCGAAGTTTTATTGGGCATGTACGTGGTTTATGGAAATCATTGGGGCAGATTTTAATTCTTGCACTGGCATTAGAAATTTTTTCATTGATTAGCCCGTTTTTTATGCAATGGGTAATTGACCACGTGATTGTTTCTGCAGATCGCGATCTCTTAACCGTACTGGCTATTGGCTTTTGTATTTTGATGCTATTGCAGCAATTTATTGGTTTATTGCGCTCATGGATCATGATGTATATGAGTACGCATTTAAATGTGCAATGGCGTGCCAATGTCTTTCAACATTTAATCAATGTTCCCGTCTCTTATTTTGAGCGTCGTTCATTAGGCGATGTGGTTTCTCGATTTGGTTCTGTCGATAGCATTCAGCGGACATTAACATCTACTTTTTTAGAGGCAATTTTAGATGGTCTTATGACGATCTTTACGCTTATTCTGATGTTCGTGTACAGCCCAAAATTAGCATGGATTGCGATTATTACCATGTGTATTTACGCCCTAATTCGTTGGATTTGGTATACCCCTTTAAAGCGTGCGACTGAAGCTGAAATTATTCATGCAGCGAAACAAAGCAGCCATTTTATGGAAACCGTACGTGGTGCGAAAACAATTAAACTTTTTCAGCGCCAAGACTTAAGACGTTCAACATGGTTGGGATTATTGGTCAATCAAGTGAATGCTGGTTTAACAACGCAGAAGCTCGGTTTAGGTTTTCGTCTGGCAAATGGCGTGTTGTTTGGTATTCAAAATATTTTGATTGTATGGCTGGGGGCAACTCTAGTTTTGGAAGGTAATTTTACAGTTGGTGTGTTCATGGCATTTATGGCCTATAAAGGTCAATTTGATGGGCGTGTTGCGGGTCTTATAGATAAATTCATTGAAGTAAAAATGCTGCAAATTGATGTAGAGCGTTTATCTGACATTGTATTAACTGAACCTGAGAAACTATATGCAGAAACTGATCATCATGATTTTTCAGATGTAGAAAATGCTATTGAAGTGTCCAATTTATCTTTTAAATATTCTGAAAATGATCCCATGATTTTAAAAGATCTAAGTTTTAAAATTCCAATGAATCAGTCGGTCGCAATTGTTGGTCCAACAGGCTGTGGTAAAACTACATTATTACATATCTTATTGGGCGTATTTCATCAATCTAAAGGTGAAATAAAAGTTATGGGGCACGATTTGGATCAATGGGGATTAAATTCAATTCGTGAACAAATCGGGACGGTACTCCAAGATGATATTTTGTTTGCCGGATCAATCGCTGAGAATATTTGCTTTTTTGATACTAGCCCACAACAAGAATGGATGCAGCAGTGTGCCGAAATTGCTTCGATTCATCAGGACATTTTAAAAATGCCTATGGGATACCAAACTCTGGTTGGGGATATTGGTAATATGCTCTCAGGCGGGCAGAAACAGCGTATTTTGTTAGCACGTGCATTATATAAAAAACCGAAGATTCTTTTTATGGATGAAGCAACCAGCCATTTAGATGTGCAAAAAGAGCAAGAGGTCAATCATAAACTGAAACAACTCAATATTACCAAGATTCTAATTGCGCATCGTCCTGAAACAATTGCATCAGCAGAGCGCGTGATTGCCTTACAAGATGGATTAATTGTTGAAGATGTCTTGCTTAAGGATATTCGACCAATATGA
- the trpC gene encoding indole-3-glycerol phosphate synthase TrpC has product MDIANTILGRIITRKYEELAERQAYRSLHDVEQWAAAASPVRAFAKALQHKRPAIIAEIKKASPSKGIIRADFDPAQIAAQYEQAGAACLSVLTDVDFFQGHDQNIAIARQHCALPALRKDFLVDPYQVVEARALHADCILLIVAALSDQQLQEMAQTAFEQHLDVLVEVHDEHELERALQLDERCLLGVNNRNLKTFAVDIQNSLRLKALLPQDRLLVTESGIASTEQVAMMQQHDIHTFLVGESFMKQPDPGQALQALFGQPQSL; this is encoded by the coding sequence GTGGATATTGCAAATACAATTTTAGGGCGCATTATTACGCGCAAATATGAAGAGTTGGCTGAGCGTCAGGCTTATCGGAGCTTACATGATGTTGAGCAATGGGCGGCAGCTGCGAGTCCAGTACGAGCATTTGCCAAAGCTTTGCAGCACAAACGTCCAGCGATTATTGCTGAAATTAAAAAAGCCTCACCCTCAAAAGGCATTATTCGTGCTGATTTCGATCCTGCACAGATTGCGGCACAGTATGAACAAGCAGGTGCAGCCTGTTTATCTGTGTTAACCGATGTAGACTTTTTTCAAGGGCATGATCAAAATATTGCTATTGCACGTCAACATTGCGCTTTGCCGGCTTTGCGTAAAGACTTTTTGGTTGATCCCTATCAGGTGGTTGAAGCACGTGCTTTGCATGCGGATTGTATTTTATTAATCGTTGCAGCGTTATCTGATCAACAATTGCAAGAAATGGCACAAACAGCTTTTGAACAACATTTGGATGTCTTGGTTGAGGTGCATGATGAACATGAACTGGAACGGGCATTACAATTAGATGAACGTTGCTTACTCGGCGTCAATAACCGTAATCTTAAAACCTTTGCTGTTGATATCCAAAATAGCTTGCGTTTAAAAGCATTATTGCCTCAAGATCGTTTGTTGGTTACAGAAAGTGGTATTGCCAGTACTGAGCAAGTTGCAATGATGCAACAACATGATATTCATACTTTCTTGGTGGGTGAAAGCTTTATGAAACAGCCTGATCCAGGTCAGGCCTTACAAGCGCTGTTTGGTCAGCCACAATCACTTTGA
- the trpD gene encoding anthranilate phosphoribosyltransferase: protein MNIQQALNHMTKNIHLTHSQMQDVMRCIMQGEATDAQIGALLMGLRIKGESIEEMTAAAEVMRELALTIDVSDLPYLVDIVGTGGDGQNLFNVSTASSFVMSAAGATVAKHGNRGVSSKSGSSDLLEQAGIELDLSIAQTERCIREMGVGFLFAPNHHPAMKYAVGPRKQLGFRSIFNLLGPLTNPAGVKRLVLGVFSQELCRPIAEVMRKLGAEHVMVVHSQDGLDEISLASYTHVAELKAGEIIEWTLSPEDVGIASQTLSSLMVQDSAESLALIKDALSRKKSERGEKAAAMIALNAGAGLYVSGLCLSYAEGVALAQDIIDGGQALEKMSVLAEFSRTLKQYTV, encoded by the coding sequence ATGAATATTCAACAAGCATTAAACCACATGACCAAAAACATTCATCTCACACATAGCCAAATGCAAGATGTGATGCGTTGCATTATGCAGGGTGAGGCTACTGATGCTCAGATTGGCGCCTTATTGATGGGGCTGCGGATTAAGGGTGAAAGTATTGAAGAAATGACTGCGGCGGCTGAAGTGATGCGTGAGTTAGCGCTCACAATTGATGTCAGTGATCTGCCTTACCTCGTCGATATCGTCGGTACTGGTGGTGATGGTCAAAATTTATTTAACGTCTCAACGGCATCGAGTTTTGTGATGTCGGCAGCGGGCGCGACGGTCGCCAAGCATGGTAACCGTGGGGTGTCATCTAAATCTGGTTCATCTGATTTATTAGAACAAGCGGGCATTGAACTGGATTTAAGTATTGCCCAAACTGAGCGCTGTATTCGAGAGATGGGGGTGGGCTTTTTATTTGCACCCAATCATCATCCTGCTATGAAATATGCCGTTGGACCCCGTAAACAATTGGGTTTTCGGAGTATCTTTAATTTACTTGGACCGCTCACCAACCCAGCCGGGGTCAAACGTCTGGTATTGGGCGTTTTTTCCCAAGAACTCTGTCGCCCAATTGCTGAAGTCATGCGTAAGCTCGGCGCGGAACACGTCATGGTGGTACATTCTCAAGACGGTTTAGATGAGATTAGTCTGGCTTCATATACCCATGTCGCAGAGTTGAAAGCGGGTGAAATTATAGAATGGACTTTAAGTCCTGAAGATGTTGGCATTGCTTCACAAACTTTGAGTAGTTTAATGGTACAAGATTCGGCAGAAAGTCTAGCCCTGATCAAAGATGCTTTGTCGCGTAAAAAATCAGAACGCGGTGAAAAAGCTGCTGCCATGATTGCTTTAAATGCGGGCGCAGGTTTATATGTGTCGGGTTTGTGTTTGAGTTATGCCGAAGGTGTGGCTTTGGCGCAAGATATTATCGATGGTGGGCAAGCCTTAGAGAAAATGAGTGTATTGGCTGAATTTAGCCGTACTTTGAAACAGTACACGGTATAG
- a CDS encoding aminodeoxychorismate/anthranilate synthase component II, which translates to MLLMIDNYDSFTYNIVQYFGELNQEVKVVRNDAVTLEDIERWQPKYLVIGPGPCSPNEAGISLPAIQHFAGKIPLLGVCLGHQSIGQAFGGEVVRAKTVMHGRLSDMYHHDQGIFQGLPSPFSATRYHSLVIDQETLPDCLEVTCWTQFADQQREEIMGIRHKTLAVEGVQFHPESILSEHGHQIFQNFLETYA; encoded by the coding sequence ATGCTTCTAATGATCGACAATTATGACTCTTTTACTTATAACATCGTCCAGTATTTTGGCGAGTTAAATCAAGAAGTGAAAGTGGTCCGTAATGATGCCGTGACGCTAGAGGACATTGAGCGATGGCAACCCAAGTATTTGGTGATTGGACCTGGACCATGCTCTCCGAATGAAGCCGGTATATCTTTGCCTGCAATTCAGCATTTTGCTGGAAAGATCCCGTTATTGGGGGTGTGCTTGGGGCATCAAAGTATTGGTCAAGCTTTTGGTGGTGAGGTTGTCCGTGCCAAAACAGTGATGCATGGGCGTTTATCGGATATGTATCATCATGATCAAGGGATTTTCCAAGGTCTACCGTCACCATTTTCTGCTACACGTTACCATTCTTTGGTGATTGATCAAGAGACGCTGCCAGATTGTTTAGAGGTCACCTGTTGGACGCAATTTGCTGACCAACAACGTGAAGAAATTATGGGAATTCGCCATAAAACATTGGCAGTCGAAGGCGTGCAATTTCACCCAGAATCAATCTTGAGTGAACATGGTCACCAAATCTTTCAAAATTTTTTAGAAACCTATGCATAA
- a CDS encoding TolC family protein, which yields MNIFNQYIASLAISLALFNSSLQAQSEFALNNHSVDHLLVTQEAKIPVHTTDASLGVAGQQPLRNQIGVMNCLSQPTLAATKTLELIQAIEKAVCFSPETNSAWVQTKIQAAQLAISKSSYYPQLSTNANYDWGKDNYQVKDRSELSYDTNTRRFAITLQANWLLYDFGTRKAQVDEANKLLATSLALQNQVLQEVILKTITAYYEVIQYELKQENLKQLVAIAQKNYDIAHARYRAGAGIKSDALQMQANLAKAQSSLTQLNGELNIAKGNLAILMGEPAYQDFKTNNKVNIPTLLNLRSIQDLLNESLQVNPKLKAAQLAVEAAQAKVRATKRSQYPAISLLSNMSHSKQLGESPFANDTQRIQAGIQVSFPVFDGFNQKYQIRSAQENLKLKQLEEDQLKLQTHADIWKSYNQLQAMHDNLIALKSLNESASQAFEVTQGRYKAGVGNLVEVINAQNMYIEARLNFSTALTEFLIIRFQLLANIGNLNLWDE from the coding sequence ATGAATATATTCAATCAATATATTGCGTCCTTAGCAATTTCATTGGCACTTTTCAATAGTTCATTACAGGCACAAAGCGAATTCGCTTTAAACAATCATTCTGTTGATCATTTATTGGTGACTCAAGAGGCTAAGATTCCAGTGCATACAACAGATGCATCTCTTGGTGTTGCTGGGCAACAGCCACTCAGAAATCAAATTGGTGTGATGAATTGTTTAAGTCAGCCTACACTGGCTGCTACAAAAACTTTGGAATTAATTCAAGCTATTGAAAAAGCAGTATGTTTTAGCCCAGAGACCAATAGTGCTTGGGTGCAAACCAAAATACAAGCGGCTCAACTTGCTATCAGTAAATCAAGCTATTATCCACAACTTTCTACTAATGCAAATTATGATTGGGGTAAAGACAACTATCAGGTTAAAGACAGAAGTGAGTTAAGTTATGATACCAATACGCGGCGTTTTGCTATTACGCTTCAAGCAAATTGGTTGCTATATGATTTTGGTACACGTAAAGCGCAAGTTGATGAAGCGAATAAGTTATTAGCAACTTCGCTGGCCTTACAGAACCAAGTATTACAGGAAGTGATTTTAAAAACGATTACTGCCTATTATGAGGTTATTCAATACGAGTTAAAACAAGAAAACCTTAAACAGTTAGTTGCCATTGCCCAGAAAAATTACGACATTGCTCATGCCCGTTATCGGGCGGGTGCTGGAATTAAATCTGATGCATTGCAAATGCAAGCAAATTTAGCGAAAGCACAATCCAGCTTAACGCAATTAAATGGCGAGTTGAATATTGCCAAAGGAAATTTAGCCATTTTAATGGGTGAACCTGCATATCAGGACTTTAAAACCAATAATAAGGTAAATATTCCTACATTATTAAATTTGCGCAGCATTCAAGATTTATTGAATGAATCCTTGCAGGTCAATCCAAAACTAAAAGCTGCACAGTTAGCAGTTGAAGCAGCGCAAGCAAAAGTGCGTGCTACAAAAAGATCGCAATATCCTGCGATTTCTCTGCTAAGCAATATGAGTCATTCAAAGCAGTTAGGTGAAAGTCCATTTGCAAATGATACGCAAAGAATACAAGCTGGTATTCAAGTTAGTTTTCCAGTTTTTGATGGCTTTAATCAGAAATACCAGATTCGTTCTGCGCAAGAAAATTTAAAATTAAAACAATTGGAAGAAGATCAATTAAAACTGCAAACCCATGCCGATATCTGGAAAAGCTATAATCAATTGCAAGCCATGCATGATAATTTAATTGCATTAAAAAGCTTAAATGAAAGTGCCAGTCAAGCTTTTGAAGTGACGCAAGGACGTTATAAAGCTGGTGTAGGCAACTTAGTCGAAGTGATTAATGCACAAAATATGTATATTGAAGCGCGGTTAAATTTTTCCACTGCTTTGACTGAGTTTTTAATCATTCGTTTTCAGCTTTTGGCAAATATCGGCAACTTAAATCTATGGGATGAATAG
- a CDS encoding cholesterol oxidase substrate-binding domain-containing protein, which translates to MNDNKVLDASKRDFLKTMGSIAAVGAVSTWVPTQKAEAWFFLPKDRIANFPSNITLFKQRYENWSGESRYEDAWTARPRNQEQVLRIINWAAENGYKVRPKGMSHNWSPLMLNDQDKKTKILLVDMPTYINKISINSKGIVTAEAGIQMEALLKAMENRGRGFVATPAPGDLTLGGVLAINGHGTAVPAKGERKTEGQTYGSISNLVVSITAAVYDQQQRKYVAKTFYRNEPDIRAFLVNLGRAFVLSAQLQTSKNQYLRCQSIFNVHQKELFAPNAKSGRTFSHFLDQSGRVEAIWFPFTDYPWIKIWSITPNRPLTSRIATHAFNYWFAENIPKSVLDLIKKIVIDKSTYLTPSFGSFQYKISKRGVEGSIFSGISTLLTNGRVSTQTYDLWGPSKNTLLYVKPSTLRVTANGYAVLTSRANVQRVIADFCTEYQVRVKKYQRMNRYPMNGPVEIRVTGLDQPNESVIPNAQTPALSAIKPCPDHPEWDCAVWFDILTLPGTPYAEQFYAEIEAWMSQHYQGDCLMRPEWSKGWGYSNTKAWDSRYYFEQELPRVHAQGQHVDLTIQSAAKVLKQYDPLDLFTSPLINKILKY; encoded by the coding sequence ATGAATGACAATAAAGTACTCGACGCGTCAAAACGTGATTTTTTAAAAACAATGGGAAGTATTGCAGCAGTGGGTGCAGTCAGCACCTGGGTTCCGACCCAAAAAGCTGAGGCTTGGTTTTTTTTGCCTAAAGATCGAATTGCAAATTTTCCGTCAAATATCACTTTATTTAAACAACGCTATGAAAACTGGTCTGGTGAGTCTCGTTATGAAGATGCTTGGACTGCTCGACCTAGAAATCAAGAGCAAGTACTGCGCATTATTAATTGGGCTGCAGAGAATGGTTATAAGGTCAGACCTAAAGGGATGTCTCATAACTGGTCACCATTAATGTTGAATGATCAGGATAAAAAAACCAAAATACTTTTGGTTGATATGCCGACGTATATCAATAAGATTTCTATTAATAGTAAAGGGATTGTAACGGCAGAAGCTGGTATTCAAATGGAAGCCTTGCTAAAAGCCATGGAAAATAGAGGACGTGGTTTTGTTGCAACGCCAGCACCAGGTGATTTAACCTTAGGTGGTGTACTTGCCATCAATGGGCACGGCACGGCAGTACCGGCAAAAGGCGAAAGAAAAACAGAAGGTCAAACTTACGGTTCAATTAGTAATCTGGTTGTTTCGATTACAGCCGCTGTATATGACCAGCAACAACGTAAATATGTTGCAAAAACTTTTTATCGAAATGAACCCGATATTCGCGCATTTTTAGTAAATTTAGGGCGAGCATTTGTTTTATCTGCACAATTACAAACATCAAAAAATCAATATCTCAGATGTCAAAGTATATTTAATGTTCACCAAAAAGAATTATTTGCACCTAATGCAAAATCAGGTCGCACATTTTCTCATTTTTTAGATCAGTCTGGACGCGTTGAAGCGATTTGGTTTCCATTTACCGACTATCCATGGATTAAAATCTGGTCTATTACACCAAACCGACCTTTAACATCACGTATAGCGACCCATGCTTTTAACTATTGGTTTGCTGAAAACATTCCAAAATCTGTCTTAGATTTAATTAAAAAAATCGTGATAGATAAAAGCACCTATCTCACACCATCTTTTGGGAGTTTCCAATATAAAATTTCTAAACGTGGTGTAGAGGGATCTATTTTTTCTGGTATTTCAACTCTCTTGACCAATGGTCGTGTATCTACGCAAACCTATGATTTATGGGGGCCATCTAAAAATACCTTGTTATATGTCAAACCATCAACATTGCGTGTGACGGCAAATGGTTATGCGGTATTAACATCTCGTGCCAATGTACAACGTGTTATTGCAGACTTTTGTACCGAGTATCAAGTACGCGTGAAAAAATATCAAAGAATGAACCGTTATCCTATGAATGGACCGGTTGAAATCCGTGTAACCGGTTTAGACCAGCCGAACGAGTCGGTTATTCCAAATGCGCAAACACCGGCATTATCTGCAATTAAACCTTGTCCAGATCATCCGGAATGGGATTGTGCAGTTTGGTTTGATATTTTGACCTTACCTGGTACACCTTATGCTGAACAGTTTTATGCAGAAATTGAGGCATGGATGTCGCAGCATTATCAAGGTGATTGTTTAATGCGTCCTGAATGGTCAAAGGGCTGGGGATATTCAAATACGAAAGCTTGGGATAGTCGTTATTATTTTGAGCAAGAGTTACCACGTGTTCATGCACAAGGGCAACATGTAGATTTAACAATTCAGTCTGCTGCAAAAGTATTAAAACAATATGATCCTCTTGATTTATTTACCTCACCATTAATCAATAAAATACTTAAGTATTGA